The following coding sequences are from one Frigoribacterium sp. Leaf415 window:
- the pyk gene encoding pyruvate kinase encodes MRRAKIVATLGPATSSYDDIRAIIDAGVDVARMNLSHGSYDVHEGVYANVRQASADSGRAVAVLVDLQGPKIRLGKFADGPHDLEVGDVFKITTDEILGSKEICGTTFKGLPDDVKAGDPLLIDDGRVKLRVLETDGTVVTTEVVVAGTVSNNKGINLPGVAVNVPALSDKDEADLRWGLQLGADLIALSFVRDADDVVRVHEIMAEEGRKVPVYAKIEKPQAVDNLEAIIDAFDGIMVARGDLGVELPLEAVPIVQKHAVELSRRMAKPVIVATQMLESMISSPIPTRAETSDVANAVLDGTDAVMLSGETSVGEYPVITVQTMARIVASTEEHGLERIPPLGTRPRTQGGAITLAAADVAEFVQAKFLCVFTESGDSVRRMSRLRHSIPILAFTPNEAIRRRMAISWGVQSYLVETVTHTDAMFAQVDDILLGNDLAESGDKVIVIAGSPPGIAGSTNDLRVHRVGDAHGEAAPAYASQP; translated from the coding sequence ATGAGACGCGCAAAGATCGTCGCCACCCTCGGGCCGGCGACGTCGAGCTACGACGACATCCGGGCGATCATCGACGCCGGCGTCGACGTCGCCCGCATGAACCTCAGCCACGGCAGCTACGACGTCCACGAGGGCGTCTACGCGAACGTCCGCCAGGCGTCCGCCGACTCGGGTCGCGCCGTCGCGGTCCTCGTCGACCTGCAAGGCCCCAAGATCCGTCTCGGCAAGTTCGCCGACGGCCCGCACGATCTCGAGGTCGGCGACGTCTTCAAGATCACCACCGACGAGATCCTGGGCTCCAAAGAGATCTGCGGCACGACGTTCAAGGGTCTTCCCGACGACGTCAAGGCGGGTGACCCGCTCCTGATCGACGACGGCCGCGTCAAGCTCCGCGTCCTCGAGACCGACGGGACCGTCGTGACGACCGAGGTCGTCGTCGCCGGCACCGTCTCGAACAACAAGGGCATCAACCTCCCGGGCGTGGCGGTCAACGTCCCCGCCCTCTCCGACAAAGACGAGGCCGACCTGCGCTGGGGCCTCCAGCTGGGTGCCGACCTGATCGCCCTCTCGTTCGTGCGTGACGCGGACGACGTCGTGCGCGTGCACGAGATCATGGCCGAAGAGGGCCGCAAGGTCCCCGTCTACGCGAAGATCGAGAAGCCCCAGGCCGTCGACAACCTCGAGGCGATCATCGACGCGTTCGACGGCATCATGGTCGCCCGCGGCGACCTCGGCGTCGAGCTGCCCCTCGAGGCCGTGCCCATCGTGCAGAAGCACGCGGTCGAGCTGTCGCGTCGCATGGCCAAGCCGGTCATCGTCGCCACCCAGATGCTCGAGTCGATGATCTCGAGCCCGATCCCCACGCGTGCCGAGACCTCCGACGTCGCCAACGCCGTCCTCGACGGCACCGACGCGGTCATGCTCTCGGGCGAGACGAGCGTCGGCGAGTACCCCGTCATCACGGTGCAGACCATGGCGCGCATCGTCGCCTCCACCGAAGAGCACGGTCTCGAGCGCATCCCCCCGCTGGGCACCCGTCCCCGCACCCAGGGCGGCGCCATCACGCTGGCCGCGGCCGACGTCGCCGAGTTCGTCCAGGCGAAGTTCCTCTGCGTCTTCACCGAGTCTGGTGACTCGGTCCGTCGCATGTCGCGTCTGCGCCACTCGATCCCCATCCTGGCCTTCACGCCCAACGAGGCCATCCGACGCCGCATGGCGATCAGCTGGGGTGTGCAGTCCTACCTGGTCGAGACCGTCACGCACACCGACGCGATGTTCGCGCAGGTGGACGACATCCTGCTCGGCAACGATCTCGCCGAGTCGGGCGACAAGGTCATCGTGATCGCCGGGTCCCCTCCCGGGATCGCGGGTTCGACGAACGACCTCCGGGTGCATCGGGTGGGCGACGCCCACGGCGAGGCCGCCCCGGCCTACGCGTCGCAGCCCTGA
- a CDS encoding glutamate synthase subunit beta yields the protein MADPKGFLKTQSRELPKRRPVSVRLMDWKEVYEQQESGELRRQAGRCMDCGVPFCHQGCPLGNLIPEWNDLMWRGEGRQAIERLHATNNFPEFTGRLCPAPCESSCVLGINQPPVTIKQVEVSIIDQAFANGWVTPHPPERLTGKTVAVVGSGPAGLAAAQQLTRAGHTVAVYEREDRIGGLLRYGIPDFKMEKKQLEQRIAQMQAEGTRFRARVEIGRDIAWDDLRARYDAVVVATGATVPRDLPIPGRDLSGIHFAMDYLVQQNKAGAGDTVADQITAEGKHVVVLGGGDTGADCIGTAHRQGALSVTNLAIGQQPPEERPEAQPWPMFPTLFEVSSAHEEGGERVFLASTVEFLTNEVGEVRAIRVAETEYVDGRRVPKAGTEREVPADLVLLALGFTGPERDTIEEQLRLTFDGRGSLERGATYETGEPGVFVTGDAGRGQSLIVWAIAEGRATASAVDAYLEGETVLPFPVKPTDRSISV from the coding sequence GTGGCTGACCCCAAAGGCTTCCTGAAGACGCAGTCCCGCGAGCTGCCCAAGCGCCGACCCGTGTCGGTCCGGCTCATGGACTGGAAAGAGGTCTACGAGCAACAAGAAAGCGGTGAGCTGCGTCGTCAGGCGGGCCGCTGCATGGACTGTGGTGTTCCGTTCTGCCATCAGGGCTGCCCGCTGGGCAACCTGATCCCCGAGTGGAACGACCTCATGTGGCGCGGCGAGGGCCGTCAGGCCATCGAGCGTCTGCACGCGACCAACAACTTCCCCGAGTTCACGGGTCGTCTCTGCCCCGCGCCGTGCGAGTCCTCCTGCGTGCTGGGCATCAACCAGCCCCCGGTGACGATCAAGCAGGTCGAGGTCTCGATCATCGACCAGGCCTTCGCCAACGGCTGGGTCACCCCGCACCCGCCCGAGCGCCTGACCGGCAAGACGGTCGCGGTGGTCGGTTCGGGCCCCGCCGGACTCGCCGCCGCCCAGCAGCTCACCCGCGCGGGCCACACGGTCGCCGTGTACGAGCGCGAGGACCGCATCGGCGGTCTCCTGCGCTACGGCATCCCCGACTTCAAGATGGAGAAGAAGCAACTCGAGCAGCGCATCGCCCAGATGCAGGCCGAGGGCACGCGCTTCCGCGCCCGGGTCGAGATCGGCCGCGACATCGCCTGGGACGACCTCCGGGCCCGCTACGACGCCGTCGTCGTCGCGACGGGGGCCACGGTTCCCCGCGACCTGCCCATCCCGGGACGTGACCTGTCCGGCATCCACTTCGCCATGGACTACCTCGTGCAGCAGAACAAGGCCGGCGCGGGCGACACGGTGGCCGACCAGATCACGGCCGAGGGCAAGCACGTCGTCGTCCTGGGCGGCGGCGACACCGGTGCGGACTGCATCGGCACCGCACACCGTCAGGGTGCCCTCTCGGTGACCAACCTCGCGATCGGTCAGCAGCCGCCCGAAGAACGCCCCGAGGCCCAGCCGTGGCCGATGTTCCCCACGCTGTTCGAGGTGTCCAGTGCCCACGAAGAGGGCGGCGAGCGGGTCTTCCTGGCCTCGACGGTCGAGTTCCTGACGAACGAGGTCGGAGAGGTGCGGGCCATCCGCGTCGCCGAGACCGAGTACGTCGACGGCCGGCGGGTTCCCAAGGCCGGCACCGAGCGCGAGGTCCCCGCCGACCTCGTCCTCCTCGCGCTCGGCTTCACCGGGCCCGAGCGCGACACCATCGAAGAGCAGCTGCGGCTCACCTTCGACGGTCGCGGATCCCTCGAGCGCGGCGCCACGTACGAGACCGGCGAGCCCGGCGTCTTCGTGACCGGTGACGCCGGTCGCGGACAGTCGCTCATCGTCTGGGCGATCGCCGAGGGTCGGGCCACCGCCTCGGCCGTCGACGCCTACCTCGAGGGCGAGACCGTGCTGCCCTTCCCGGTGAAGCCCACCGATCGGTCCATCTCGGTCTGA